One window of Amaranthus tricolor cultivar Red isolate AtriRed21 chromosome 13, ASM2621246v1, whole genome shotgun sequence genomic DNA carries:
- the LOC130798427 gene encoding uncharacterized protein LOC130798427, whose amino-acid sequence MGCSYSGLNALYDAVNGGGDVWINENRFKIIRQLGEGGLAYVYLVKEVVTDASAGLSNKLKDPSFLSDDGTYAMKKVLIQNNEQLESVREEIRVSSLFTHPNLLPLLDHAIIKVKATQDQSTKHEAYLLFPVHLDGTLLDNTTAMKAKKEFFSTLEVLQIFRQLCAGLKRMHNFVPPYAHNDVKPGNVLITHRTGQAPLAILMDFGSARPARRQIQSRAEALQLEEWASEHCSAPFRAPELWDCPSQCNIDERTDIWSLGCTLYAIMYGVSPFEYALGEAGGSLQLAIVNVQIKWPAGPKTPYPDTLQQFVTWMLQPQAAVRPRIDDIIIHVDKLISKYLN is encoded by the exons ATGGGATGCTCATATTCAGGTCTAAATGCATTATATGATGCTGTTAATGGCGGTGGAGATGTCTGGATCAATGAAAATAGATTCAAGATCATAAGACAACTTGGTGAAGGTGGACTTGCTTATGTCTACTTAGTCAAAGAAGTTGTCACCGACGCTTCTGCTGGTCTTTCTAACAAGCTTAAAGACCCTTCTTTTCTTTCAG ATGATGGGACTTATGCTATGAAGAAAGTGTTGATTCAAAACAACGAGCAACTTGAATCGGTGAGAGAGGAGATTCGCGTTTCATCTTTGTTTACTCATCCCAATCTGCTTCCCCTTCTTGATCATGCTATTATCAAAGTCAAG GCCACTCAAGATCAGTCTACGAAACATGAAGCGTACTTGTTATTTCCAGTTCATCTAGATGGAACTTTGCTGGACAACACGACAGCTATGAAAGCTAAGAAGGAGTTTTTCTCCACTTTGGAAGTCCTCCAAATATTTCGTCAG CTTTGTGCAGGGTTGAAGCGCATGCATAATTTTGTTCCACCATATGCGCATAATGATGTCAAACCTGGTAATGTTCTAATCACACACAGAACAGGACAGGCACCCTTGGCCATATTGATGGATTTTGGAAGTGCTCGGCCAGCTCGTAGGCAAATTCAGTCACGTGCAGAAGCTTTGCAACTTGAG GAATGGGCATCTGAACACTGCTCTGCTCCCTTTCGTGCTCCGGAGTTGTGGGATTGTCCAAGTCAATGCAATATTGACGAAAGAACTGATATTTGGTCGCTGGGATGCACGTTGTATGCAATAAT GTATGGAGTCTCTCCGTTTGAGTATGCTTTGGGAGAAGCTGGAGGAAGCCTACAATTGGCCATTGTAAATGTCCAGATAAAATGGCCAGCAGGACCAAAAACGCCGTACCCTGACACACTTCAGCAGTTTGTGACTTGGATGCTTCAGCCTCAAGCTGCTGTTCGACCGCGCATTGATGACATCATCATTCATGTCGACAAATTGATATCCAAGTACTTGAATTAG